The nucleotide window CAGGGATTCAATTTCCTGATCACTCAATCCTCCGGGTTCGGGTGTTGAATTGTCCGCCTCTGGATTCACTTCCAAACCCAGAACCTTCCCTAACTCCCGCAAGGCAACCCATTGGTGGTGTAACTGTTGCGAGTCCATATCCAGTTTCCCTTCATGAACCCAAATGTTGCCTTGACGACGGAGTTCCTTCGCCAGTTCAAACAACACCGCCAACGCTGATGGGGTATTGAGGTCATCATCCATCGCCGTCTGAAACTGTGCGACAACAGGATCAAATTCCGGTGCGATCTCCCTCGCAAAATCTCCCACACCAAACCGTCCAGAACCAAACCGTCCGGAACCCAACCGTCCGAAACCAAACTGTGCTATGAGTGCATCAGATTCCGGTACGATCGCCCCAGAATCCAAATCCCACCCCAACTTACTGCCATACTCATAACCAAAGCGTAACCCGTCCTTGAGCGTCGTCCAGCCATTTTCCGCACTGGCGATCGCCTCATCAGTAAAGTCCAACGGTTTGCGATAATTGGCTTGCAGTACAAACAACCGTAGCGCCATCGGGTCTACACCCCCTTGATCCAGCAACTGGCGAATCGTCGTAAAATTGCCCAAAGACTTGGACATTTTTTCCCCATTCACCGCCACCATGCCATTATGCAGCCAATATTTCGCTAAAGCTTGACCCGTCACCGCTTCCGATTGAGCAATCTCATTCTCATGGTGGGGAAAAATTAAATCCGCACCCCCAACATGAATATCAATCGTCTCTCCCAACACCTCACGGACCATCGCCGAACATTCAATATGCCATCCCGGACGTCCGGCACCCCAAGGGGATTCCCAAGACGGTTCCCCGGGTTTCGCCGCCTTCCACAAGGCAAAATCAAACGGGTCTTGCTTCTTCAGTTCCTCCGGGTCCTCCGCCTCCACCCGACCACTGGCCCCTGCTTGCATTTCCGCCAACTGCCGTCCCGAGAGTTTTCCATAGTTGGTAAACTCCCGCACCTTGTAATAAACATCGCCACCTGCCGGGTAGGCAAAGCCTTTTTGTTCCAACTGGCTAATTAAGCGCTTAATCCCATCTAAGGTATGAGTGGCGCGGGGATAGGCATCTGCTTCTAGGACATTTAGCCTTGCCATATCTTCAAAATAGGCTTGAGTGTAGCGATCGGCCACTTCCTCCATTGATGACCCTTCCTGTCTGGCGCGATTGAGGATTTTGTCATCAATATCGGTAAAATTCTGCACATAACGCACGGCATATCCCCGCCATTGCAGATATCGGCGCAGAATATCCCAAATAATATAGGAGCGGGCGTGACCCAGGTGGCAATAATCGTAGACCGTAACCCCACAACAATACATCCGCACCTGGCCGGGTTCAAACGGGATAAACGGTTCCTGACGACGGGTGAGGGTGTTGTACAGCGTTAAGGTCATAATTGAAAGATAGAAAACAGTAAAACGGTAGTGTTCGATGCAGAAATCACTCCAGTCAACCGTCAGTCCGGGTTTTGCTTCAGACTTCTTACCAAAACAGACCGGCCCAAAATAGGTTGACTGAATGACTTAACTGATTCTATCGTTTATGTACTCCCGATGGACCGTGGCGCGATCGCACTAGCATTTTAAACTCATGCGGATTATTGTCGAAGGCTGGCGTTTTCTTCCCCACTCTTATTCTCTGATCAATCAGTTCCTCCTCTTAGAACTCCTCGATCGCCCTGAAATCCAGGTCCTCCACCGGGATATGCCTTACGTTACCGACAATTGGCAACCCGTCAGTGGATTATTGGGGGACTCCAAAGAACCTAAATTACATTTGATTCCCCAACCCACAGCGGATCAATCTGCCGATGCCATCCTTCGCGTCTATTGTCCGTTTAATTTAACCCCTTCCACCGCTCAACGCACGGTCATGTTTGGCTGTACCGAATGGGGAATTGTTCCGCAATCCATTTTGCGGGGAATGGGAATCACTTCATTTCAAGAAGCTCATCAGAATTCCGATACCATTATTGTGACGGCATCCCATTGGTCCCGAGATGGATTTATCCGCAGTGGTGCCAACCCTGATCGCGTGGTTGTGATTCCCCTCGGTGTAGACCCCCACTTCTACCAACCCGCATCTCCAGAAAAACGCCTAAGCTTACGCCAGCAATTTGGACTCGGAGATAATTTTATCTTTTTCACCAATGGATTGCTCTTTAATAACCGCCACGGGATGGCTCGATTATTAAAAGCATTTGCCGCCATTGTCCAAAAATTTCCCGAAGCTAGATTAATCTTAAAAGGTAGAGATTATCTGTTTGAGGCCCGTCAAGAAATTGCCAGAATTTGCAGTAAAATTCTCCCGGCAACTGAGCAAAAAATGGTTCAGGAGCGACTCACCTATATCGGCAAAAATCTATCTTGTGCAGATTTAGCTGCGTTATATCAAATTGCCGATGCGTATGTCTCTCCCTATCTTGCAGAGGGATTTAATTTGCCGGTTTTAGAGGCAGCAGCTTGTGGATTACCTGTAATTTGCACCCAAGGCGGACCGACGGATGATTTTATTCATCCCGATTTTGCGTTTCCCATCCAGAGTCAATTAGAACAGCGTCAGTTAGAATCGGGGGAAATGGGGTTTGTGGTGGCTCCTGATGTAGACCATTTAATTCATTTAATGCAACAGATAATCGCGCAACCGGCATTGCGGGAAAAAGCGAGACAAGCAGGACCGAAATGGGTGGGAGCGCGCTACACTTGGAAGCAAGTGGTAGACCAGTATTTAGAGGTACTTTCTCCCCCTCAACAGCCATCCTTTTCTGTACCAAAAACCCCTTCTATCCAAAATACAACAACTCAGAAACTAATTATCGAAGGTTGGCGATTCCAGACCCATTCTTATGCGATCGCAAATCAATTTCAACTTTTGGAAATGCTCAAATATCCGAACTTAGAGCTATTTCACAAAGACATTCCCTTTGCCGACAAAAATTCTCAACCGGCTCAGGGTATATTTGATGCTGAATCAGAATCCGCTTTACGGGCGATCGCACCCCCACCCCCCAACCTATTTGCAGATGCCACTCTGCGGATGTATAGTCCCTTTAATTTTAAATCTGCCCTTCACAGCGAGCGTACCTATATATTTGGCACCACAGAATGGGGAATTGTCCCTCAAGAACTCTTACGATTAAATCCCGGGAAGTCTCTTGAATCTCTACATCAAAATTCTACTACGGTCATTATTACTTCTTCTCAATGGTCTAAAGCGGGTTTTCTCCGTAGTGGTGCCGACCCCAGTCGCGTCGTCACCGTCCCCCTCGGAGTTGATCCAACCCGTTACAAACCCCTCCCCAAGGAGGAACGGGCCGCTTTAAGGCAAGAATTGGGATGGCAAGAGGATGAATTTATATTTTTAAATGTCAGTAGCATGACCCTAGAAAAAGGAATTTTTCCCATCATTTTTTGCTTTACCAAAATTTTGGAAAAATATCCCAAAGCTCGCTTAGTCTTAAAAGGTTCTGATTTAATTTACCAATCTTGGGAATCCATTACGTTTACCGCGAAAAAGATTTTAAGCGACCACGGGTTAGAAACCTTTAACGCGCGCTTGACCTATATCGGCAACCCGTTATCCACTTCTGAACTGATTCGCTACTATCAATCTGCCGATGCCTATCTCTCTCCCTATTCTGCGGAAGGATTTAATTTGCCCGTTTTAGAGGCAGTTGCCTGTGGATTGCCCGTCATTTGTACCGAAGGCGGACCCACCGATGAATTTACCCTCCCTGATTTTGCCCTCCAGATAAAAAGTGAAGTTCAATCCGTTGAATATCATGGAGAAATGCGCCATTTTTTGGCTCCGAATTGGGATTGTTGTATTGCCTTAATGGAACAACTGATTTCTCAACCGGATTGGCGAGAACAGGTGCGAATCTCGGGTCCTCAATTTGTGCGCGATCGCCTCAGTTGGAAACAGATTGTCGCTCAGTTACTAGAGGTAATGTTCCCATCCAATCCGCCTCAACCCCCAAACCAGGTAACCACACTATCTCTCCCAGAAACAGCATCTCCCACCCTCCAAGAACGAGTAGCATCCTTCCCCTTTTGGTATCACAAAATTGAGTTACCCGGGGGAATTGTCACCCCTGGAGATAATCCCCACAATGCAGAAATGTATGGCGTTCCAGAGGACCTGAGCGGAAAAAGAGTCTTAGATGTGGGGGCCTGGGACGGATACTGGACATTTG belongs to Laspinema palackyanum D2c and includes:
- a CDS encoding glycosyltransferase, whose translation is MRIIVEGWRFLPHSYSLINQFLLLELLDRPEIQVLHRDMPYVTDNWQPVSGLLGDSKEPKLHLIPQPTADQSADAILRVYCPFNLTPSTAQRTVMFGCTEWGIVPQSILRGMGITSFQEAHQNSDTIIVTASHWSRDGFIRSGANPDRVVVIPLGVDPHFYQPASPEKRLSLRQQFGLGDNFIFFTNGLLFNNRHGMARLLKAFAAIVQKFPEARLILKGRDYLFEARQEIARICSKILPATEQKMVQERLTYIGKNLSCADLAALYQIADAYVSPYLAEGFNLPVLEAAACGLPVICTQGGPTDDFIHPDFAFPIQSQLEQRQLESGEMGFVVAPDVDHLIHLMQQIIAQPALREKARQAGPKWVGARYTWKQVVDQYLEVLSPPQQPSFSVPKTPSIQNTTTQKLIIEGWRFQTHSYAIANQFQLLEMLKYPNLELFHKDIPFADKNSQPAQGIFDAESESALRAIAPPPPNLFADATLRMYSPFNFKSALHSERTYIFGTTEWGIVPQELLRLNPGKSLESLHQNSTTVIITSSQWSKAGFLRSGADPSRVVTVPLGVDPTRYKPLPKEERAALRQELGWQEDEFIFLNVSSMTLEKGIFPIIFCFTKILEKYPKARLVLKGSDLIYQSWESITFTAKKILSDHGLETFNARLTYIGNPLSTSELIRYYQSADAYLSPYSAEGFNLPVLEAVACGLPVICTEGGPTDEFTLPDFALQIKSEVQSVEYHGEMRHFLAPNWDCCIALMEQLISQPDWREQVRISGPQFVRDRLSWKQIVAQLLEVMFPSNPPQPPNQVTTLSLPETASPTLQERVASFPFWYHKIELPGGIVTPGDNPHNAEMYGVPEDLSGKRVLDVGAWDGYWTFEALKRGAREVVAIDDFSDYLGRLDQRDRRAWKTFDLCREALGFDETICQRLEKSVYDLNESELGRFDVIFFFGTLYHLRYPLLALDKLSALCDGEIYIESAILDDFSPYQGGIGKGYPGQQRVMEFYPHDEYAGNSSNYWVPTLYCLGQMVKSSGFTQVKGWKLVQNPPNWGWCRGFAIGTKAKFSN
- the cysS gene encoding cysteine--tRNA ligase, with the translated sequence MTLTLYNTLTRRQEPFIPFEPGQVRMYCCGVTVYDYCHLGHARSYIIWDILRRYLQWRGYAVRYVQNFTDIDDKILNRARQEGSSMEEVADRYTQAYFEDMARLNVLEADAYPRATHTLDGIKRLISQLEQKGFAYPAGGDVYYKVREFTNYGKLSGRQLAEMQAGASGRVEAEDPEELKKQDPFDFALWKAAKPGEPSWESPWGAGRPGWHIECSAMVREVLGETIDIHVGGADLIFPHHENEIAQSEAVTGQALAKYWLHNGMVAVNGEKMSKSLGNFTTIRQLLDQGGVDPMALRLFVLQANYRKPLDFTDEAIASAENGWTTLKDGLRFGYEYGSKLGWDLDSGAIVPESDALIAQFGFGRLGSGRFGSGRFGVGDFAREIAPEFDPVVAQFQTAMDDDLNTPSALAVLFELAKELRRQGNIWVHEGKLDMDSQQLHHQWVALRELGKVLGLEVNPEADNSTPEPGGLSDQEIESLIQDRLAARQGKNFAEADRIRNQLQELGITLIDKPGGVTQWHRN